Proteins encoded in a region of the Atopobium sp. oral taxon 416 genome:
- a CDS encoding SDR family oxidoreductase codes for MRCANLHIDINIKGTWNCCQVAIPYMLKQGDGSIVVASSVTGNIVADAGEVACAMPKAALVGLIKCLAVEYVSCCIRVNCTQLGYTRTPMVEKMAREFNPDDPESAIDSIAVGVPMGRLAKPTERVSSLPSWAVMSLAI; via the coding sequence ATGAGGTGCGCTAACCTGCATATCGACATAAACATCAAGGGCACCTGGAACTGTTGCCAGGTGGCGATCCCCTATATGCTGAAGCAAGGCGATGGCAGCATTGTGGTCGCCTCTTCAGTTACGGGTAACATTGTGGCTGATGCCGGTGAAGTTGCCTGCGCGATGCCCAAAGCAGCGCTCGTAGGTTTAATCAAGTGTTTAGCGGTTGAGTATGTGAGCTGCTGCATTCGCGTCAACTGTACGCAGCTTGGCTATACCCGCACGCCGATGGTCGAGAAAATGGCTCGTGAGTTCAACCCGGATGATCCTGAGAGCGCCATTGACAGTATCGCGGTCGGCGTCCCGATGGGCAGACTGGCTAAGCCGACCGAGAGGGTGAGCTCTTTGCCTTCCTGGGCAGTGATGAGTCTGGCTATCTGA
- a CDS encoding ABC transporter substrate-binding protein: protein MAEKNQHSLSRRNFLKLSGSLGAALGAAGVLSACSSNTIQTTNNNAGPSSNSSNDTHTITDMGDTDVEVPNHVDAYADGWFAHNEISIMLNGAKGMVATHCAPDVFKWMYKVCPEMNNATATFGKDFNFENLASPNPQVIFDSSDTLRDKCTEAGIPLVNCRFNTYDQMKRSINLTSSVLGGDASDIANTYNAELDSTLSDIKGKTDNLSDNEKPSVMHGNSVYTLNLDGTGTMISTWIEACGGKNAVTEKTNDATQTFSLEQITAWNPDYIITGKPDEVDQILQDPNWQSITAIQNKNVYVNPKGVFGWDRYGVESLLQLSWASHLLHPDMFDDTDINQKVKDFYHNYLNYDLSDHEVELIMNAQDPNE from the coding sequence ATGGCAGAAAAGAATCAACATTCACTCTCGCGCCGCAACTTCCTCAAGCTCTCCGGTAGCCTTGGCGCGGCACTCGGAGCCGCAGGTGTCCTGAGTGCTTGCTCAAGCAATACGATACAGACAACCAATAACAATGCTGGCCCTTCCAGCAACTCTAGCAACGATACCCATACCATCACCGATATGGGCGACACCGACGTCGAAGTTCCAAACCACGTCGACGCCTATGCTGACGGTTGGTTCGCCCACAACGAGATCTCCATCATGCTCAACGGTGCCAAGGGTATGGTCGCCACCCATTGCGCACCCGACGTTTTCAAGTGGATGTACAAGGTCTGTCCGGAGATGAATAATGCGACCGCTACGTTTGGCAAGGACTTCAACTTCGAGAACTTAGCCTCCCCCAATCCGCAGGTGATCTTTGACTCTTCAGACACCCTCCGTGACAAGTGCACCGAAGCCGGCATCCCTTTGGTGAATTGTCGATTCAATACCTATGACCAGATGAAGCGATCTATCAATTTGACTTCCTCAGTCCTCGGCGGGGATGCTTCCGACATCGCAAATACCTACAACGCAGAGCTCGACTCAACCTTGAGCGATATCAAAGGTAAGACGGACAACTTGAGCGACAATGAGAAGCCCTCCGTCATGCATGGCAACAGCGTCTACACCTTAAACCTCGACGGTACCGGTACCATGATCAGCACCTGGATTGAGGCTTGCGGCGGCAAGAATGCGGTAACCGAGAAAACCAACGATGCGACCCAGACGTTCTCGCTGGAGCAAATTACGGCTTGGAACCCCGATTACATCATCACCGGCAAACCGGATGAGGTTGACCAGATCCTCCAGGACCCCAACTGGCAATCCATAACCGCTATACAGAACAAGAATGTCTACGTCAACCCCAAAGGCGTCTTCGGTTGGGACCGTTACGGTGTCGAGTCCCTTCTGCAGTTGAGCTGGGCTTCTCACCTGCTGCATCCGGATATGTTCGACGATACGGATATCAACCAGAAGGTGAAGGACTTCTACCACAACTATCTCAACTACGATCTGTCAGACCATGAGGTGGAGCTCATTATGAACGCCCAAGATCCGAACGAGTAA
- a CDS encoding ABC transporter ATP-binding protein: MANVQAKVKTAHGEFSDEQIQEHRGTHYLEARDITCGYDKPVLKHVSLKVASGDVICLLGPNGIGKTTLFKTLLGFLKPMSGTVIVDGVNRETLTRKQLAQKVAYVPQLHTTPFDFTLLDVVLTGAAAHLAAFEAPKEQDYARADRILEDLGISHLAQRSFTHLSGGEQQMGLIARSLMQNSNILVMDEPTAALDLGNQVRVLSTIEGMAQDGHAIVMTSHNPDQAFLCSTKALLIVDKNHIVAGSVDKVVTEENLSKVYGVPIRVTQTTNLHGDPIKTCIPLLC, from the coding sequence ATGGCTAACGTGCAAGCAAAAGTGAAGACTGCCCATGGTGAGTTCAGCGATGAACAGATACAGGAACACAGAGGCACCCACTACCTGGAAGCGCGCGATATTACCTGCGGGTATGATAAACCGGTGCTGAAGCATGTCTCCTTAAAAGTCGCTTCCGGCGACGTGATCTGCCTTCTGGGCCCCAACGGTATCGGTAAGACCACGCTTTTCAAGACCCTGCTCGGTTTTCTGAAACCCATGTCAGGCACCGTGATTGTCGACGGCGTAAACCGTGAGACGCTGACGAGAAAACAGTTAGCACAGAAAGTTGCCTACGTCCCGCAGCTCCACACCACACCCTTCGATTTCACCTTGTTGGATGTAGTCCTCACAGGAGCAGCAGCCCACCTCGCCGCCTTTGAGGCGCCCAAAGAGCAGGACTATGCACGAGCGGATCGCATCCTTGAAGATCTTGGGATCTCGCACCTCGCGCAGCGCAGCTTCACCCACCTCTCCGGCGGGGAGCAGCAGATGGGCCTCATTGCCCGCTCCCTCATGCAGAACTCCAACATCCTGGTGATGGACGAGCCGACTGCCGCGCTTGACCTCGGGAACCAAGTGCGTGTGCTCTCCACGATTGAAGGGATGGCACAAGACGGCCATGCGATCGTAATGACCTCACACAACCCTGATCAGGCTTTTCTCTGCAGCACGAAGGCCCTCCTGATCGTCGACAAAAACCACATAGTCGCAGGCTCAGTCGATAAGGTCGTTACCGAAGAGAACCTCTCGAAAGTTTATGGAGTACCAATCCGCGTCACACAGACGACGAATCTGCACGGGGATCCCATCAAGACCTGTATCCCCCTGCTTTGTTAA
- a CDS encoding iron ABC transporter permease, translated as MRNQTHTEGTVTEDNSAHSHSFEVQHHKNMVHGTICILIVIALFVVCLGIGRVNIIPQDVVGILATHFFGAAGNWTQAATNIVCKIRLPRLIAAVLVGSALAISGASYQGLFRNPMVSPDILGASAGASFGATLTLLWNFSSRGIQIMAFVMGFIAVTITYVSVRSIGRGSNQILLLVLCGLIVGTLFQALVSIIKYTADPESKLPEITYWLMGSIAKVTWEDLRVFMVPYLIGITPLILLRWRLNSLSFGDPEAASLGVNVTLLRGIFILCSTLLTSAVVAIAGVIGWVGLIIPHLVRFIFGPNNQVVLPMSLFVGAGFMILVDTVCRSISASEIPLGILTAIIGAPFFFFILFRTQRDLKGEE; from the coding sequence ATGCGGAACCAAACCCATACGGAAGGGACCGTCACAGAGGACAATAGTGCCCATTCCCACTCATTTGAGGTACAGCATCACAAAAACATGGTGCATGGCACAATCTGTATCCTGATCGTCATTGCCCTCTTTGTGGTCTGTCTGGGGATCGGACGCGTGAACATTATCCCCCAGGATGTGGTCGGCATCCTCGCCACCCACTTCTTCGGCGCTGCGGGGAACTGGACACAGGCTGCGACCAATATCGTCTGTAAGATCAGGCTTCCCCGTCTTATCGCTGCGGTGCTCGTCGGCTCAGCTTTGGCAATCTCAGGTGCTTCCTATCAGGGACTCTTCCGCAATCCTATGGTTTCCCCGGACATTTTAGGAGCCAGTGCCGGCGCCTCCTTTGGTGCCACGCTCACCCTGCTTTGGAACTTCAGCTCCCGCGGGATACAGATTATGGCCTTCGTGATGGGCTTCATCGCTGTCACGATCACCTACGTCTCTGTCCGCAGCATCGGCCGTGGCAGCAACCAGATTCTGCTCTTGGTGTTGTGTGGCCTCATCGTCGGTACGCTCTTCCAGGCCCTTGTCTCCATTATCAAATACACCGCCGATCCGGAATCCAAGTTACCGGAGATCACCTATTGGCTTATGGGGTCAATCGCTAAAGTGACCTGGGAGGATCTCAGAGTCTTTATGGTCCCCTACCTGATCGGTATCACCCCTCTGATCCTACTGCGTTGGAGGCTCAATTCCCTCTCCTTCGGTGACCCTGAAGCAGCTTCGCTGGGAGTCAATGTGACTCTCCTGCGAGGCATCTTTATCCTCTGTTCAACCCTGCTTACCTCTGCAGTTGTCGCGATCGCGGGCGTCATCGGCTGGGTAGGCCTCATTATCCCCCACCTTGTCCGCTTCATCTTCGGACCGAACAACCAGGTGGTCCTTCCGATGTCGCTCTTTGTCGGGGCAGGCTTCATGATCCTGGTCGATACGGTCTGCCGCAGCATCTCAGCTTCAGAGATTCCCCTTGGCATTCTCACGGCTATTATCGGTGCCCCATTTTTCTTCTTCATCCTCTTCAGAACCCAGAGAGATCTGAAAGGAGAGGAATAG
- a CDS encoding DUF2207 domain-containing protein: protein MDINATVEADGSVDVSEARTFTGTFHGVYWRIPEGSNGSVSVVPQIEGVYLEESGQEVPLTESSSYSDGTYSIRDNGTVQTLTIYSAHDDESVTFRIVYRNPNLALRYQDASELYWKFVSDGWDTESKNVTCTINLPVPSGESVQPGKNVRAWGHGPLDGSLNFNGNSVVYTAPGVGGGEFAEARILFPAEWLSAASPDAIQQSSITQTVLSEEQTWADQANAQRRRAQIEQVVAVVVPIGLSVFAIVFSILAYRDWKKKSKVLFDDEYFRDVPSKDHPAVLNAVLNNAEADGNAFSASVLRLSDMGYIRLDHDQPVKKRLFHKPEKDWYVEFVKWPEKENDPQGLDQKTMGFLFQDMAPLIKQKGDEEANSEHPRVYFYGIKKAADNHARAYNDAYENWTSAVMEATLNAGYFVGHNKSKGVPHLGVFFGVVAAAVSLWGLFVLSNPALMGAFLILSIVASVVSGICAGLMDTYTPEGREIAVKLRALRHWLEDFTNLDEAVPHDVILWNRLLVMAVTFGISQKVIAALKVAEPELYNELISDTHSPFFWYAVGGYDKSPFVYFTNSLPSGMHAVDTSTLASSTFSSGDGFGGGFSGGGGGGFGGGGGGGSF, encoded by the coding sequence GTGGATATCAACGCGACCGTTGAAGCCGATGGATCCGTCGATGTGAGTGAAGCCCGCACCTTTACGGGTACCTTTCACGGGGTGTATTGGAGAATTCCAGAAGGGTCAAACGGCAGCGTCTCGGTCGTGCCGCAGATCGAGGGGGTCTACCTCGAGGAGAGTGGCCAGGAAGTGCCACTTACCGAAAGCAGCTCATACAGTGATGGGACCTACAGTATCAGGGATAACGGAACGGTGCAGACGCTGACAATCTATTCGGCTCACGATGATGAATCCGTAACCTTCCGGATTGTCTACCGTAATCCCAATCTCGCACTCCGCTACCAAGATGCCTCTGAGCTCTATTGGAAATTCGTCTCAGATGGCTGGGACACCGAATCAAAGAACGTGACCTGCACGATCAACCTGCCGGTGCCTTCCGGAGAGTCGGTGCAGCCAGGGAAGAATGTGCGGGCATGGGGCCACGGGCCCCTCGATGGGTCACTCAATTTTAATGGCAACAGTGTCGTGTATACGGCTCCCGGCGTCGGGGGAGGTGAGTTCGCTGAGGCGAGGATTCTCTTTCCGGCAGAATGGCTCTCTGCGGCGAGTCCCGATGCGATTCAGCAGTCCAGCATTACTCAAACGGTGCTCTCAGAGGAACAGACTTGGGCAGATCAGGCAAATGCCCAGCGTAGGCGGGCACAGATTGAGCAAGTGGTTGCGGTTGTGGTCCCCATCGGACTGTCTGTTTTCGCTATCGTTTTCTCTATTCTTGCGTATCGGGATTGGAAAAAGAAGAGCAAAGTCCTCTTCGACGATGAATACTTCCGCGACGTACCGAGCAAGGATCACCCGGCGGTACTCAATGCGGTGCTCAACAATGCTGAAGCGGACGGTAACGCGTTTTCTGCCTCAGTGCTGAGATTGAGCGATATGGGTTATATCAGGCTCGATCATGACCAGCCTGTTAAAAAGAGACTCTTCCATAAGCCGGAGAAGGATTGGTATGTCGAGTTTGTTAAATGGCCTGAGAAGGAGAATGATCCGCAGGGACTTGATCAGAAGACTATGGGGTTCCTGTTCCAGGATATGGCTCCGCTGATCAAACAGAAAGGGGATGAAGAGGCCAACAGCGAACATCCGCGTGTCTACTTCTATGGGATCAAGAAAGCCGCAGATAATCATGCACGGGCCTACAATGATGCCTATGAGAACTGGACTTCTGCCGTTATGGAAGCCACGCTCAACGCCGGCTATTTCGTCGGCCACAACAAGAGCAAGGGGGTCCCGCACCTCGGTGTCTTCTTCGGCGTTGTCGCAGCCGCAGTCTCTCTGTGGGGGCTCTTCGTGCTTTCAAACCCTGCTCTGATGGGGGCGTTTCTTATCCTCTCCATCGTTGCGAGCGTTGTCAGTGGTATCTGTGCTGGTCTGATGGATACCTATACACCTGAGGGACGCGAGATAGCAGTAAAGCTGAGGGCACTCAGGCACTGGCTTGAGGACTTCACGAATCTCGATGAGGCAGTGCCCCACGACGTCATACTGTGGAACCGGTTGCTGGTGATGGCAGTCACCTTTGGTATCTCTCAGAAAGTTATTGCCGCACTGAAGGTCGCTGAGCCGGAGCTCTATAACGAGCTGATAAGTGATACACACTCACCATTCTTCTGGTATGCCGTGGGAGGATATGACAAATCGCCCTTTGTCTATTTCACCAACAGTTTGCCGTCCGGTATGCATGCAGTTGACACATCCACTCTTGCTTCTTCAACCTTCAGTTCCGGAGACGGATTTGGTGGAGGCTTCTCCGGTGGAGGCGGTGGCGGCTTCGGCGGAGGCGGCGGGGGAGGATCCTTCTAG
- a CDS encoding transposase — translation MSPVKFKEEVPHDSVQIDVANPKGNLAHAWTLKEDLQGRLKARRMCSTWMRAAAYCRIAPVGGIEKKVRHRRTDIVAAVELGIGSGRVESINNKIKVVLPMGYSFKNTDNLVSLLVLRCLDLQPVMSWEDRAEEARKVEASRRRDCERSRRRRKERFSAAA, via the coding sequence ATGAGCCCAGTCAAGTTCAAGGAAGAAGTCCCTCACGATTCCGTTCAAATAGATGTTGCCAATCCCAAGGGCAACCTCGCCCACGCATGGACGCTCAAGGAGGACCTTCAGGGCCGTCTTAAAGCACGGAGGATGTGCAGCACCTGGATGAGGGCTGCCGCATACTGCAGGATCGCGCCTGTAGGCGGTATCGAGAAGAAGGTCAGGCACAGACGTACCGACATCGTGGCAGCCGTCGAGCTCGGAATCGGCAGTGGGCGCGTGGAGTCGATCAACAACAAGATCAAGGTGGTGCTGCCTATGGGCTATAGCTTCAAGAACACGGACAATCTGGTATCGCTGCTCGTGCTGCGCTGCTTAGACCTGCAGCCTGTGATGTCCTGGGAGGACAGGGCCGAGGAGGCAAGGAAGGTCGAGGCCAGCAGAAGACGCGACTGTGAGCGGTCAAGAAGACGGCGGAAGGAGCGCTTCTCTGCTGCCGCCTAG
- a CDS encoding GH25 family lysozyme yields the protein MLATITAQFCEKIADAGYTSGVYANLNWWNNYLTDSCFESWSRWVTQYNYQCAYTGDYWFWQCTSKGSVDGITGNVGLDFRFRRPSIEVYRLYNPYSGEHLYTLSSNERDNLRSIG from the coding sequence GTGCTTGCGACGATTACAGCCCAGTTTTGCGAGAAGATTGCCGATGCAGGATATACGTCAGGCGTCTATGCTAATCTCAACTGGTGGAACAACTATCTGACGGATTCCTGCTTCGAGAGCTGGTCTCGCTGGGTAACACAGTACAACTACCAGTGCGCCTATACAGGAGACTATTGGTTCTGGCAGTGCACTTCCAAAGGAAGCGTCGATGGGATAACAGGCAATGTGGGTCTCGATTTCAGGTTCAGACGACCATCTATAGAGGTCTATCGCCTGTACAACCCGTATTCTGGAGAGCATCTCTATACCCTCTCCTCAAACGAGAGAGACAACCTGAGGTCAATCGGATGA
- a CDS encoding glycosyltransferase translates to MPKASIIIPCYNAEKYLADTLASAQNQTERDIEIVCVDNNSTDSTRDILDKAAQKDSRIRILEEAVPGEGPARQAGFATATGEWLYFLDADDLMEPQLLERAMAMGESKNADLIIFRTYTLNDVTGEVIPISYSYLRDWLPGNMDVFDPHEWPKYILNSFQNWVHNKLFRASFVHEHGLSFQPLHRTADLLFTCRALTEAHCIALLDEFLHKYRINNASSTMATSDSYPLDFYEALIALRDTLKEQGTWDLYHDSYISWAAISVIANLETARSVDGFTAIADRMKQGGLEALDLAKTDISSLESPWHQQRIQDILHLPLTDLIFVHYADLKIRRNGCEDHASRVRMENADLHTEVKQLKNRITGLEHEVELKDKAIEGFEHSISFKISRCITAPVRGLRDRMQKRP, encoded by the coding sequence ATGCCCAAAGCCTCAATCATTATCCCCTGCTATAACGCCGAGAAATATCTTGCTGACACGCTTGCGAGCGCTCAGAACCAGACAGAGCGCGATATCGAGATCGTCTGCGTCGACAACAATTCGACCGATTCAACCCGAGATATCCTGGACAAAGCAGCCCAGAAAGATAGCCGTATCCGCATCCTCGAAGAGGCAGTGCCAGGAGAAGGCCCAGCACGGCAGGCTGGCTTTGCTACTGCCACAGGTGAATGGCTCTATTTCCTCGATGCAGACGATCTTATGGAACCGCAGCTTCTTGAGCGGGCCATGGCAATGGGCGAAAGCAAGAACGCCGACCTCATAATCTTCCGCACGTATACCCTGAATGACGTCACGGGAGAGGTCATTCCTATCAGCTATTCATATCTGCGCGATTGGCTGCCCGGGAATATGGATGTCTTCGACCCGCACGAATGGCCAAAGTACATCCTCAACTCCTTCCAGAACTGGGTGCACAACAAGCTGTTCAGAGCATCCTTTGTCCATGAACATGGCCTGTCCTTCCAGCCACTCCACAGGACAGCAGACCTCCTCTTCACCTGCCGTGCCCTGACAGAGGCGCACTGCATCGCACTACTCGATGAGTTCCTGCACAAGTACCGAATCAACAACGCAAGCAGCACAATGGCAACAAGCGACAGCTATCCTCTTGACTTCTATGAGGCACTCATAGCCCTGAGGGATACCCTGAAAGAACAGGGGACATGGGATCTCTACCACGATTCCTATATCAGCTGGGCGGCTATCAGTGTCATCGCCAACCTGGAGACAGCCCGCTCCGTCGACGGCTTTACCGCCATAGCTGACAGGATGAAGCAGGGAGGGCTCGAAGCGCTTGATCTGGCAAAGACAGATATCTCGTCTCTCGAAAGCCCCTGGCATCAGCAGCGCATCCAGGATATCCTCCATCTTCCTCTGACCGATCTTATCTTTGTCCACTATGCAGATCTCAAGATCAGGCGCAACGGATGCGAGGACCATGCTTCGCGTGTACGGATGGAGAATGCAGATCTTCACACCGAGGTGAAGCAGCTCAAGAACCGAATCACCGGACTGGAGCATGAGGTGGAACTCAAGGATAAAGCAATAGAGGGCTTCGAGCATTCCATATCATTTAAGATAAGCCGTTGCATCACAGCCCCTGTTCGCGGACTGCGCGACAGGATGCAGAAGCGACCATAG
- a CDS encoding helix-turn-helix domain-containing protein, with product MKETDWEDLMSRYYHLSIYQRETIAIMLHDKDSPDTIGCDKSIVSGKIKRNLWHVRKRSRYSVAYAIEHTAQKQEVQAQKAAGDPEAYASSARRSSSSAAHPGWRVPGHGTARAGSSPKARCARR from the coding sequence GTGAAAGAAACCGACTGGGAGGATCTCATGAGCCGCTACTACCATCTTAGCATCTACCAGCGCGAGACCATCGCTATCATGCTCCACGACAAGGACAGCCCAGACACCATCGGCTGCGATAAGTCGATTGTCTCCGGGAAGATCAAGCGCAACTTATGGCACGTGAGGAAGCGCAGCCGCTACAGCGTCGCCTACGCTATCGAGCACACGGCGCAAAAGCAGGAGGTACAGGCACAAAAAGCTGCTGGCGACCCCGAAGCGTACGCATCGTCTGCGAGAAGATCTTCGAGCAGCGCTGCTCACCCAGGGTGGCGCGTGCCTGGTCACGGGACTGCAAGAGCGGGATCCTCGCCAAAGGCAAGATGTGCGCGCAGGTGA
- the rfbB gene encoding dTDP-glucose 4,6-dehydratase: protein MPDIFEPTNIVVTGGCGFIGSNFVRWVVKNHPECHITVLDKLTYAGNPANIAGLPKSQVELVVGDICDAELLDQLVPGHDAIVHYAAESHNDNSIADPEPFVQTNVVGTYRLLQAARKYDVRYHHISTDEVYGDLALDEPRRFEPDDPYRPSSPYSSTKASSDLLVRAWERTYGIRATISNCSNNYGPYQHVEKFIPRQVTNILCGIRPKLYGTGENVRDWIHTEDHSRAVWDILTKGTIGETYLIGANGEKSNIEVLHEILSLMGQPEDAFDWVRDRPGHDRRYAIDPTKLERELGWRPVHTDFAEGLAQTIEWYRTHESWWRPAKEATERKYSEQGQ, encoded by the coding sequence ATGCCAGATATCTTCGAGCCGACAAATATCGTCGTCACGGGCGGCTGCGGCTTCATAGGCTCCAACTTTGTGCGCTGGGTGGTGAAGAACCACCCCGAGTGCCACATCACAGTTTTGGACAAGCTCACCTATGCAGGGAACCCTGCAAACATTGCGGGACTTCCTAAATCGCAGGTGGAGCTCGTCGTGGGCGACATCTGCGACGCGGAGCTGTTGGACCAGCTGGTCCCCGGACACGATGCGATCGTCCACTATGCGGCGGAGTCCCACAACGACAACTCAATAGCAGACCCTGAGCCCTTCGTGCAGACAAATGTCGTGGGGACCTATAGGCTGCTGCAGGCGGCAAGGAAATACGATGTTCGCTACCACCACATCAGCACGGACGAGGTGTATGGGGATTTGGCACTCGATGAGCCGCGCCGCTTCGAGCCGGACGATCCGTACAGGCCGAGCTCGCCGTATTCCTCTACAAAGGCATCCTCCGACCTCTTGGTCCGTGCCTGGGAGAGGACCTACGGGATCCGCGCTACAATCTCTAACTGCTCCAACAACTACGGACCCTACCAGCATGTGGAGAAGTTCATACCGCGCCAGGTCACAAACATCCTCTGCGGGATACGCCCCAAGCTCTACGGCACGGGCGAGAACGTACGCGACTGGATACATACCGAGGACCACTCCCGTGCCGTCTGGGATATCCTCACGAAGGGCACCATCGGCGAGACCTACCTCATAGGTGCCAACGGCGAGAAGAGCAACATAGAGGTCCTGCACGAGATCCTCTCCCTCATGGGCCAGCCGGAGGATGCCTTCGACTGGGTGCGTGACCGCCCTGGCCACGACAGGAGATACGCTATCGACCCGACGAAGCTGGAGCGAGAGCTCGGCTGGAGGCCTGTCCACACTGACTTTGCGGAAGGCCTTGCCCAGACCATAGAGTGGTACCGCACGCATGAGAGCTGGTGGCGCCCTGCCAAGGAGGCCACCGAGCGTAAGTACTCCGAGCAAGGGCAGTAG